In Paenibacillus sp. FSL R7-0345, a single window of DNA contains:
- a CDS encoding TIGR03943 family protein, with protein MNDPRSIRAHYLLRAALLLGFALYIAHLSQQDALHYYVAPKLARWISLCPVPLALMAASLGLQALFGKSSTLCDCEHQLPRSVLRSTALYGLFLLPLLLGFVLPDRALGTAAAARKGVSLTYISPEEGREERFAASSPYQEEFAKLAEKLDKQPVITVHPEIFSETFGAIDLYKKQFEGKEVSVSGFLYREQGANGDSLAVSRFLVQCCTADATPFGILLDPGTQISLPADTWIEVRGKLHTAEFQGKAVVQIIPETITPVPQPVTPYVYSNADSVAAWDQLTDSPDE; from the coding sequence ATGAATGACCCGCGAAGCATCCGTGCGCATTACCTGCTCCGGGCGGCCCTGCTGCTCGGCTTTGCGCTGTATATCGCCCATTTGAGCCAGCAGGATGCGCTGCATTATTATGTTGCCCCCAAGCTGGCCCGCTGGATTTCGCTCTGTCCGGTACCGCTGGCGCTGATGGCCGCAAGTCTGGGGTTACAAGCCCTGTTCGGCAAAAGCAGCACACTCTGCGACTGTGAACATCAGCTGCCCCGGTCGGTGCTCAGGAGTACCGCCTTATACGGCCTGTTCCTGCTGCCGCTCCTGCTCGGCTTTGTACTGCCCGACCGGGCGCTTGGCACTGCTGCCGCAGCACGAAAAGGCGTCTCGCTCACCTATATTTCGCCCGAGGAAGGCCGGGAAGAGCGGTTTGCCGCCTCCAGCCCCTATCAGGAGGAATTTGCCAAGCTGGCGGAAAAACTGGATAAACAGCCTGTAATTACGGTGCATCCTGAGATCTTTTCCGAAACCTTCGGGGCAATCGACCTGTACAAAAAGCAGTTTGAGGGCAAAGAAGTTTCCGTCTCCGGATTTCTGTATAGGGAGCAGGGGGCAAACGGTGATTCTTTGGCCGTAAGCCGTTTTCTGGTGCAGTGCTGCACGGCAGACGCAACGCCATTCGGTATCCTGCTTGATCCCGGAACGCAAATAAGCCTGCCCGCAGACACCTGGATTGAGGTGCGGGGCAAGCTTCATACAGCAGAATTTCAGGGGAAAGCCGTTGTTCAGATTATTCCCGAAACCATAACTCCGGTTCCGCAGCCGGTGACGCCTTATGTATATTCCAATGCCGATTCCGTAGCCGCCTGGGATCAGCTCACAGACAGTCCGGATGAATAA
- a CDS encoding metal ABC transporter permease, protein MDMFGYEFMQRAFWAGGLIGIIGPLLGVYLMLRRQVLMADTLSHVSLAGVALGSVLQLNPALSGFAVAVAGGLVIEQLRRSYRTYSELPVAIIMTTGLALAVVLMSLKQNLSTSFSSYLFGSIVAVSDTQLRLIAVVAAVGLVYFIVLRRPLYSLTFDEETASISGVRTGLLSFSFAVLTGMTVAAAMPVVGVLLVSALIVLPASLALRIASGFTAAILIAVSAGLLGVFSGLTASYYINTPPGGTIALILLLFLLTAIAIQKLIRLKRRHSKYRGPLRSRSSVQEI, encoded by the coding sequence CTGGACATGTTTGGTTACGAATTCATGCAGCGCGCATTTTGGGCCGGAGGGCTGATTGGGATCATTGGCCCTTTGCTTGGCGTCTATCTGATGCTGCGGCGCCAGGTGCTGATGGCCGATACACTGTCGCATGTGTCGCTGGCCGGAGTGGCGCTCGGCTCAGTGCTCCAGCTTAATCCGGCGCTTAGCGGCTTTGCCGTCGCCGTTGCCGGCGGACTCGTCATCGAGCAGCTCCGCCGTTCCTACCGTACATACAGTGAACTCCCGGTAGCCATTATCATGACCACAGGACTGGCGCTGGCAGTGGTGCTGATGAGCCTGAAGCAGAATTTGAGCACAAGCTTCAGCTCATATCTGTTCGGCTCCATAGTCGCCGTCAGCGATACCCAGCTGAGGCTCATCGCGGTCGTTGCCGCTGTTGGCCTGGTCTATTTCATCGTACTGCGCCGGCCGCTTTACAGCCTGACCTTTGATGAAGAGACTGCCAGCATCAGCGGAGTCCGTACAGGACTTCTGTCCTTTTCGTTCGCAGTGCTTACCGGTATGACTGTCGCCGCTGCTATGCCGGTAGTGGGCGTGTTGCTGGTATCTGCGCTGATTGTTCTGCCGGCATCACTTGCCCTGCGCATTGCTTCCGGCTTCACCGCCGCTATTCTGATTGCAGTATCTGCCGGGCTGCTCGGCGTGTTCAGCGGCCTGACCGCCTCCTATTATATAAATACGCCTCCCGGAGGCACGATTGCGCTCATCTTGCTGCTGTTCCTGCTGACAGCCATTGCTATACAAAAGCTGATCAGGCTGAAACGCCGCCATAGTAAATACCGGGGCCCGCTGCGCAGCAGAAGCTCCGTTCAGGAAATATAA
- a CDS encoding GTP-binding protein, with protein sequence MKIPVMILSGFLGSGKTTLLLTLLHESKARGLNAGVVMNELGKRDVDGYILQEQTGANVEKLLDGCVCCSRKEDLPRSLNAVLARRPDIIYIELTGVADPEEIALTLQEQPLNEKVNLHYTVSVLDAENVLEYNSRFSSDKQLVRTLRKQLAGADLLIVNKSDLVEPERLWRIEKTIRKYNMDSEIVFTHYSEINLAPLLAGIIPQEPRKAAALRSVLPVSGVPLKRQQSGQTPGATAVQERETGTGGSYSQVSAVTLTFPQSAEQGISGEKLEAFLRQWGASLLRAKGHVRLAGQEHGLQPVQLVQFAGNRISWEASRYPGQPYIVFIGLGLNEEQLSSRWSQLFS encoded by the coding sequence ATGAAGATACCGGTGATGATATTGAGCGGCTTTTTGGGGAGCGGGAAGACAACCCTCCTGCTCACCCTGCTGCATGAGAGCAAGGCACGGGGGCTGAATGCAGGGGTTGTGATGAACGAGCTGGGTAAACGCGATGTCGACGGCTATATTTTACAGGAGCAGACCGGGGCCAATGTGGAAAAGCTGCTGGACGGCTGTGTCTGCTGCAGCCGCAAAGAGGATTTGCCCAGAAGCCTGAATGCCGTACTCGCCCGGCGGCCGGACATTATCTATATCGAGCTTACCGGGGTGGCCGATCCTGAAGAAATCGCCCTGACGCTGCAGGAGCAGCCGCTTAATGAAAAAGTAAATCTGCATTATACCGTTTCCGTACTGGATGCGGAGAACGTGCTGGAATACAACAGCCGCTTCTCGTCCGACAAGCAGCTGGTCCGGACACTCCGCAAGCAGCTTGCCGGTGCTGATCTGCTGATCGTCAACAAATCCGACCTTGTCGAGCCGGAGCGGCTGTGGCGTATTGAAAAAACAATCCGCAAATACAATATGGACTCGGAGATTGTTTTTACCCATTACAGTGAAATCAATCTTGCCCCGCTGCTCGCCGGCATAATTCCGCAGGAGCCCCGTAAGGCCGCCGCCCTGCGCAGTGTGCTTCCTGTCAGCGGTGTTCCGCTAAAACGCCAGCAATCCGGACAGACTCCCGGAGCAACCGCCGTACAGGAGCGGGAGACCGGCACCGGCGGCTCCTACTCGCAGGTATCCGCTGTCACACTCACCTTTCCGCAGTCTGCGGAGCAGGGCATTTCGGGAGAGAAGCTGGAAGCCTTCCTGCGGCAATGGGGTGCCAGCCTGCTTAGAGCCAAGGGCCATGTCCGCCTGGCTGGCCAGGAGCACGGACTTCAGCCTGTCCAGCTGGTCCAGTTCGCAGGTAACCGGATCAGCTGGGAAGCCTCAAGGTATCCCGGCCAGCCTTATATTGTATTTATCGGTCTGGGTTTAAATGAAGAGCAGCTGAGCAGCCGCTGGTCTCAGCTTTTCAGCTGA
- the rpmG gene encoding 50S ribosomal protein L33, protein MRVTVTLACTETGDRNYTTVKNKKNNPERLEMKKYCPRLKRVTLHRETR, encoded by the coding sequence GTGAGAGTAACTGTTACTTTGGCCTGTACGGAAACAGGTGACCGCAACTATACCACCGTCAAGAATAAGAAAAATAATCCCGAGCGTCTGGAAATGAAAAAATATTGTCCGCGTTTGAAGCGCGTTACACTGCACCGTGAAACCCGCTAA
- a CDS encoding metal ABC transporter ATP-binding protein, with protein MILSSMRNVVFGYGEEPVIDRLTLDIQTGQFIGITGPNGAAKTTLLKLMLGLLRPWSGTVELNKELAAEGRLNVGYVPQQVASFNSGFPSSVIELVRSGCYGQLGLFRRFTREQDELVERCLRQVEMWDYRSRRIGELSGGQKQRICIARALTQQPQVLVLDEPTTGMDAASRGGFYKLMRHYVNAHGRTVIMVTHGLEEAGAYLDSVISLERKEEEGWTCLVTNSCSAHFGPEG; from the coding sequence ATGATATTATCGTCCATGCGTAATGTGGTATTTGGTTACGGTGAAGAGCCGGTAATTGACCGCCTCACGCTGGATATTCAAACCGGGCAGTTTATCGGCATTACCGGGCCGAACGGGGCGGCGAAGACTACATTGCTTAAGCTGATGCTGGGCCTTCTGCGGCCCTGGAGCGGGACGGTTGAACTGAATAAGGAGCTGGCTGCAGAAGGCAGGCTGAACGTCGGTTATGTTCCGCAGCAGGTAGCTTCATTTAACAGCGGATTTCCGAGTTCGGTAATTGAGCTTGTGCGGTCCGGCTGCTATGGGCAGCTGGGATTATTCCGCCGCTTTACCCGCGAACAGGATGAGCTTGTGGAGCGTTGTCTGCGGCAGGTGGAGATGTGGGACTACCGCAGCCGCAGGATTGGCGAGCTGTCCGGCGGACAGAAGCAGCGGATCTGCATCGCCCGGGCGCTGACCCAGCAGCCGCAGGTGCTGGTGCTGGATGAGCCGACAACCGGGATGGATGCGGCAAGCCGCGGCGGATTTTATAAACTGATGCGCCATTATGTAAATGCCCATGGCCGGACCGTCATTATGGTCACACACGGGCTGGAGGAAGCGGGCGCATATCTGGACAGTGTGATCAGTCTGGAACGCAAGGAGGAGGAGGGCTGGACATGTTTGGTTACGAATTCATGCAGCGCGCATTTTGGGCCGGAGGGCTGA
- a CDS encoding GTP-binding protein, producing the protein MKKIPVTVLSGYLGSGKTTLLNHILQNRDGLKVAVIVNDMSEVNVDANLVKSGNTLSRTEETLVEMSNGCICCTLRDDLLREVSKLAAEGRFDYILIESSGISEPVPVAQTFTYANPELDIDLTELARLDTMVTVVDANRFWHDFASGDSLLDRSMTAGENDFRDIVDLLIDQIETCDVLLLNKCDLVEEQELNKLEAVLRRLQPSAKIIRTVKGVVDPKEILNTGRFDFEKTSMSSGWIAELNKEEHTPETEEYGIASFVYRRRAPFHPQRLSFFFSNWPEEVVRAKGLVWIAAKGDLAATLSQAGPSIQFGPAGYWLATLPESQQQEVLATEPDVKAKWDQQWGDRMNEIVFIGIGTDRAALEARLDRCLLSAEEMGEDWKQFNNPLPWPSEELLAAGQE; encoded by the coding sequence ATGAAAAAAATTCCTGTAACCGTACTGAGCGGCTATCTCGGCTCCGGCAAAACTACACTGCTCAACCATATCCTGCAGAACAGGGATGGCCTGAAGGTGGCGGTAATCGTCAATGACATGAGTGAAGTGAACGTGGATGCCAATCTGGTCAAATCCGGTAACACTCTGTCACGGACTGAAGAGACGCTGGTGGAGATGTCAAACGGCTGCATCTGCTGCACCCTGCGCGACGATCTGCTGCGTGAAGTGAGCAAGCTGGCTGCTGAAGGCCGGTTCGACTATATCCTGATTGAATCCTCCGGGATCAGCGAGCCCGTACCGGTGGCCCAGACCTTTACTTACGCGAATCCGGAGCTGGATATTGATCTGACGGAGCTGGCCAGGCTCGATACGATGGTTACGGTGGTTGACGCGAACCGGTTCTGGCATGATTTTGCTTCAGGGGACAGCTTGCTTGACCGCAGCATGACCGCCGGGGAAAATGATTTCCGCGATATCGTCGACCTGCTGATCGACCAGATCGAGACCTGCGATGTGCTGCTGCTGAACAAATGTGATCTGGTGGAGGAACAGGAGCTGAACAAGCTGGAGGCCGTACTGCGCAGACTGCAGCCTTCCGCCAAAATAATCCGCACCGTTAAGGGTGTGGTGGATCCTAAGGAAATTCTCAACACCGGCCGGTTCGATTTTGAAAAAACAAGCATGTCCTCCGGCTGGATTGCCGAGCTGAACAAGGAGGAGCATACACCGGAGACGGAGGAATACGGCATCGCCTCGTTCGTTTACCGGCGCAGAGCACCGTTTCATCCGCAGCGGCTCAGCTTCTTCTTCAGCAACTGGCCGGAGGAAGTGGTGCGGGCCAAGGGTCTGGTCTGGATTGCCGCCAAAGGTGATCTGGCGGCAACCCTGAGCCAGGCCGGACCGTCAATCCAGTTCGGCCCGGCGGGCTACTGGCTGGCTACACTGCCGGAAAGTCAGCAGCAGGAGGTGCTGGCAACTGAGCCGGATGTGAAGGCCAAATGGGATCAGCAGTGGGGTGACCGGATGAACGAGATCGTGTTCATCGGCATCGGAACGGACCGGGCTGCATTGGAAGCGCGGCTTGACAGATGCCTCCTGTCCGCTGAAGAGATGGGAGAGGACTGGAAGCAGTTTAATAATCCGCTGCCTTGGCCTTCTGAGGAGCTGCTGGCTGCGGGGCAGGAGTAA
- a CDS encoding permease, whose protein sequence is MTIFSPLKLLPLLVPAVFLITLGIVWLPEHPELLDNAYMHSFKAAFIGILLEAMPFVLLGALLSSLLRVFVPDEWISRWIPRRPVPAILFGCLLGIIFPVCECGMIPLVRRLMQKGMPLYVAIVFILSGPILNPVVYGATLTAFRTHPWLAYARMGLAFAVAAAVGLIIYATVTKSPLRLTIRRESGEAHRLATRGGRFVSVLVHTSDEFFEMGKYLIIGCLLTAGIQTFMDHSSLQAIGGMPLGSYLFMMGLAFVLSLCSTSDAFVAATFLHTFPSGSLLAFMVLGPTLDFKNSLMLLSLFKTRFAFYLFFLILAAVFIGSVLASLWL, encoded by the coding sequence TTGACTATATTTTCACCGCTCAAACTGCTGCCGCTGCTTGTTCCCGCCGTCTTTCTGATCACCCTGGGCATAGTCTGGCTGCCGGAACATCCGGAGCTGCTGGACAACGCCTATATGCACAGCTTTAAAGCAGCTTTTATCGGCATTCTGCTGGAGGCTATGCCCTTCGTGCTGCTCGGCGCCCTGCTCTCCTCACTGCTGCGTGTATTCGTTCCGGACGAATGGATCTCACGCTGGATTCCGCGGCGCCCGGTCCCGGCGATCCTGTTCGGCTGCCTGCTGGGCATCATTTTCCCAGTCTGCGAATGCGGAATGATTCCGCTTGTCCGCCGGCTGATGCAGAAGGGGATGCCGCTGTATGTCGCTATTGTGTTCATCCTCTCCGGCCCGATCCTGAACCCTGTCGTATACGGGGCTACGCTGACTGCCTTCCGCACCCATCCCTGGCTGGCTTACGCGCGGATGGGACTGGCTTTTGCCGTGGCAGCTGCTGTAGGTCTTATCATATACGCCACTGTGACCAAGTCGCCGCTGCGGCTGACCATCCGGCGGGAGAGCGGCGAAGCACACCGGCTGGCCACCCGCGGGGGCCGGTTTGTCTCCGTGCTTGTGCATACCTCGGATGAATTTTTCGAGATGGGCAAATATCTGATCATCGGCTGCCTGCTGACTGCGGGCATTCAGACCTTTATGGATCACAGCAGCCTTCAAGCCATCGGCGGCATGCCGCTGGGCTCGTATCTGTTCATGATGGGCCTCGCCTTCGTGCTGTCACTATGCTCCACTTCTGACGCTTTTGTTGCGGCCACCTTTCTGCATACCTTTCCGTCCGGCTCCCTGCTGGCCTTTATGGTGCTCGGACCGACACTTGACTTCAAAAACTCGCTGATGCTGCTCTCCCTGTTCAAAACCAGATTCGCCTTCTATCTGTTCTTTCTCATTTTAGCAGCCGTTTTTATCGGCTCGGTGCTGGCTTCTCTCTGGCTCTAG